One region of Culex pipiens pallens isolate TS chromosome 2, TS_CPP_V2, whole genome shotgun sequence genomic DNA includes:
- the LOC120415457 gene encoding uncharacterized protein LOC120415457 → MNPAGQPRSAKSLANKRRQLKLKILLLQGRLSTLEEDQQLPSLPEFRVFAKNIERFYGELDQVLRDVEESGLFADERDANDLECAEIEGLLQGANLKMVALSSALLSQPVQATVFQQYQHQPPSSAGKDEPVDPAVAAPKVCATIQLLSSPSNATTERGDPLCTRCNGCHLCTDCFASSGASQNMPDRSLQPQKLSEMHNEMQPPAEPKVVRHEVSTRVRGDVDMSGDSDVIPMQRSEERIHGDLDVGWCQPVELGSLLPADAEREDAESDDSQAVARPETAGLIDEDPGNTTNQAVTNEEARSLQPAEADEVNVEDRSLPSSAQPVCTAPVVQEDAATKPNHKSETYSCQLFNGNVAPSTDRVRAARRFAEKLLQSVVFTSTVKKPRLIWDPGMQPICASHSTTQPTKDHHQMAASSGRSMRIWSKSLNHQRTPARPAADSLLAGLTLEAEPSTRGENVRPTPKFDQEIGSSKPVCATPPLPH, encoded by the coding sequence ATGAACCCCGCCGGACAACCGAGGTCCGCGAAGAGCTTGGCCAACAAACGACGCCAGCTCAAGCTAAAGATCCTGCTACTCCAAGGCCGACTTTCCACCCTTGAAGAAGACCAACAACTGCCATCCTTGCCAGAGTTCCGGGTGTTCGCGAAGAACATCGAGCGATTCTACGGTGAGTTGGATCAAGTGCTGCGAGATGTTGAGGAGAGTGGTCTTTTTGCCGATGAACGAGACGCCAATGACTTGGAATGCGCAGAGATTGAGGGGCTACTCCAAGGAGCCAACCTGAAAATGGTAGCCCTCAGTAGCGCACTGCTTTCCCAACCCGTTCAAGCCACTGTTTTTCAGCAATACCAGCACCAGCCACCATCGAGTGCCGGAAAAGACGAACCCGTCGATCCAGCTGTAGCAGCTCCCAAGGTATGTGCCACAATCCAACTCCTCTCGAGCCCATCCAACGCAACCACAGAGCGTGGCGACCCGTTGTGCACGCGGTGCAACGGTTGCCACTTGTGTACCGACTGCTTTGCATCCAGTGGAGCCTCCCAAAACATGCCAGACAGATCCCTCCAACCGCAGAAACTCTCTGAAATGCATAACGAGATGCAACCGCCCGCCGAACCTAAAGTGGTTCGACACGAAGTCTCGACAAGAGTTCGAGGTGACGTCGACATGTCCGGCGATTCGGACGTAATCCCTATGCAGCGGTCGGAAGAGCGGATCCACGGTGACCTTGACGTTGGCTGGTGTCAGCCAGTGGAACTTGGTTCACTGCTACCAGCCGACGCAGAACGAGAAGACGCCGAATCCGATGACTCGCAAGCTGTTGCAAGGCCGGAGACAGCTGGACTGATCGACGAAGATCCCGGTAACACCACGAACCAGGCAGTGACGAACGAGGAAGCTCGCTCACTGCAGCCAGCTGAAGCCGACGAAGTGAACGTCGAGGACCGTTCGCTTCCGAGCAGTGCACAGCCCGTTTGCACAGCACCTGTCGTCCAAGAGGACGCAGCCACGAAGCCAAACCACAAGAGTGAGACGTACAGCTGCCAGCTGTTCAACGGCAACGTCGCACCATCAACTGACCGTGTCCGCGCAGCCAGAAGGTTTGCGGAGAAGCTGCTGCAGTCCGTTGTCTTCACCAGCACCGTAAAGAAGCCCCGTTTGATTTGGGATCCGGGTATGCAGCCGATCTGTGCCTCCCACTCAACCACTCAACCAACCAAAGATCACCACCAGATGGCAGCAAGTTCGGGACGAAGCATGCGCATCTGGTCCAAGAGCTTGAACCACCAACGAACTCCAGCGAGACCAGCGGCTGATTCTCTCCTAGCGGGTTTGACTTTAGAAGCCGAGCCTTCAACCCGGGGGGAGAATGTTCGGCCAACGCCGAAGTTTGACCAAGAAATAGGCAGTTCCAAACCAGTGTGCGCAACCCCACCCCTGCCCCACTGA